A region from the Gossypium hirsutum isolate 1008001.06 chromosome A08, Gossypium_hirsutum_v2.1, whole genome shotgun sequence genome encodes:
- the LOC107909215 gene encoding EIN3-binding F-box protein 1 isoform X1, with translation MPALVNYVVDDDFYSGGSFYTNSTDLGRLCSISSQVDVFYPPRKRARITAPFVVGETLFEQSKQASIDVLPDECLFEIFKRLPGGRERSSCACVSKHWLMLLISIRKGEYESSKAVKENTDSVSDEDDGYLTRCLEGKKATDMRLAAVAVGTTGHGGLGKLSIRGSSSSSGVTNFGLSAIARGCPSLKALSLWNVPRVGDEGLSEIAKECHLLEKLDLCQCPSVSNKGLIAIAENCPNLTSLSIESCPKIGNEGLQAIGKLCPKLQAVSVKDCLLVGDHGVSSLLSSTSSLLSKVKFQGLNITDFSLAVIGHYGKSVTNLMLSGLENVSEKGFWVMGNAQGLQKLVSLTITSCRGVTDVSLEAMGKGCANLKQMCLRRCCFISDDGLVAFAKSAGSLESLQLEECNRITQSGTIGVLSNCSLKSLTVVKCMGIKDISSEVPLSCCNSLKSLSVRNCPGFGTAGLAVVGRLCPQLQHVDLSGLCGITDAGLLPLLESCEAGLVKVNLSGCLNLTDEVVLALTRLHGGTLELLNLDGCRRITDASLMAIAESCVFLSDLDVSRSAVTDSGVAALSRAEQLNLQVLSFSGCSRVSNKSLPSLKKLGKTLLGLNLQHCNSISSRTFELLVETLWKCDILF, from the exons ATGCCTGCTCTTGTTAATTACGTTG TTGATGATGATTTCTATTCTGGGGGTTCTTTTTATACAAATTCCACAGATTTGGGTAGATTGTGTTCAATCAGTTCCCAAGTGGATGTCTTCTACCCCCCTCGTAAAAGAGCTCGAATTACTGCCCCGTTTGTTGTTGGAGAAACTTTGTTTGAGCAGAGCAAGCAAGCTTCAATCGATGTCCTTCCTGACGAGTGCCTTTTCGAGATCTTCAAACGACTTCCAGGCGGCAGGGAAAGGAGTTCTTGTGCTTGTGTATCAAAGCACTGGCTTATGCTTTTGATCAGTATTCGCAAGGGTGAGTACGAATCCTCGAAGGCAGTCAAGGAGAATACTGATTCAGTTTCTGACGAAGATGATGGGTATCTTACGAGGTGCTTGGAAGGGAAGAAAGCAACTGACATGAGGCTAGCTGCAGTTGCTGTTGGAACGACTGGTCATGGTGGGTTGGGAAAGCTTTCAATTAGGGGAAGCAGCTCTTCAAGTGGAGTAACCAACTTCGGGCTATCAGCCATTGCTCGTGGTTGCCCTTCTCTCAAGGCACTTTCTTTGTGGAATGTGCCTCGTGTTGGGGATGAAGGTCTCTCTGAGATAGCTAAAGAGTGCCATTTGTTGGAGAAGCTTGACCTTTGCCAGTGCCCTTCAGTTTCAAACAAGGGCTTGATTGCAATTGCAGAGAACTGCCCTAATTTGACCTCTTTGAGCATCGAGTCTTGCCCCAAGATTGGTAACGAAGGCCTTCAAGCTATCGGAAAGCTTTGCCCTAAGTTGCAGGCTGTCTCCGTCAAGGACTGCCTTCTTGTTGGGGATCATGGAGTTTCAAGCCTGTTGTCGTCAACATCTTCTCTCCTTTCAAAGGTTAAATTTCAGGGTTTGAATATCACAGACTTTTCTCTTGCTGTGATTGGTCACTATGGCAAGTCGGTGACAAATCTAATGCTTAGTGGCCTAGAAAACGTGAGCGAGAAGGGATTTTGGGTCATGGGGAATGCTCAAGGCTTACAAAAGTTGGTCTCTTTGACGATCACATCCTGCCGGGGGGTAACAGATGTGAGTCTTGAAGCCATGGGAAAGGGATGTGCAAACCTGAAGCAGATGTGCCTTCGCCGGTGTTGCTTTATTTCGGATGACGGATTGGTGGCTTTTGCCAAATCTGCAGGTTCTCTTGAGTCCTTACAGTTGGAGGAGTGCAACAGGATCACCCAATCCGGGACTATTGGTGTCCTCTCAAACTGTTCGTTAAAATCCCTTACCGTAGTAAAGTGCATGGGAATTAAGGATATATCCTCGGAAGTTCCTTTGTCGTGTTGCAATTCCCTTAAATCATTGTCAGTAAGGAACTGTCCAGGGTTTGGGACTGCTGGCCTCGCTGTGGTGGGCAGATTGTGCCCTCAGCTTCAGCATGTAGATCTGAGTGGGTTGTGTGGGATCACGGACGCAGGTCTTCTGCCTCTTCTGGAGAGTTGTGAGGCCGGACTCGTGAAGGTGAATTTGAGCGGATGCTTAAATTTAACCGACGAAGTAGTTTTGGCCTTAACCAGGCTGCACGGTGGAACCCTTGAGTTGCTCAATCTTGATGGTTGCAGGAGGATTACGGATGCAAGTTTGATGGCAATAGCAGAAAGTTGTGTTTTCCTCAGTGATCTGGATGTCTCAAGGTCAGCAGTTACCGATTCTGGTGTTGCTGCCTTGTCTCGTGCCGAGCAACTCAACTTACAAGTCCTTTCTTTTTCGGGTTGTTCCCGAGTATCAAACAAAAGCTTGCCTTCCTTGAAAAAACTAGGCAAGACACTGTTGGGGTTAAATCTCCAGCACTGCAATTCAATCAGCAGTCGAACCTTTGAGCTGCTCGTCGAGACCCTATGGAAATGTGACATCCTTTTCTAA
- the LOC107909215 gene encoding EIN3-binding F-box protein 1 isoform X2, whose product MPALVNYVDLGRLCSISSQVDVFYPPRKRARITAPFVVGETLFEQSKQASIDVLPDECLFEIFKRLPGGRERSSCACVSKHWLMLLISIRKGEYESSKAVKENTDSVSDEDDGYLTRCLEGKKATDMRLAAVAVGTTGHGGLGKLSIRGSSSSSGVTNFGLSAIARGCPSLKALSLWNVPRVGDEGLSEIAKECHLLEKLDLCQCPSVSNKGLIAIAENCPNLTSLSIESCPKIGNEGLQAIGKLCPKLQAVSVKDCLLVGDHGVSSLLSSTSSLLSKVKFQGLNITDFSLAVIGHYGKSVTNLMLSGLENVSEKGFWVMGNAQGLQKLVSLTITSCRGVTDVSLEAMGKGCANLKQMCLRRCCFISDDGLVAFAKSAGSLESLQLEECNRITQSGTIGVLSNCSLKSLTVVKCMGIKDISSEVPLSCCNSLKSLSVRNCPGFGTAGLAVVGRLCPQLQHVDLSGLCGITDAGLLPLLESCEAGLVKVNLSGCLNLTDEVVLALTRLHGGTLELLNLDGCRRITDASLMAIAESCVFLSDLDVSRSAVTDSGVAALSRAEQLNLQVLSFSGCSRVSNKSLPSLKKLGKTLLGLNLQHCNSISSRTFELLVETLWKCDILF is encoded by the exons ATGCCTGCTCTTGTTAATTACGTTG ATTTGGGTAGATTGTGTTCAATCAGTTCCCAAGTGGATGTCTTCTACCCCCCTCGTAAAAGAGCTCGAATTACTGCCCCGTTTGTTGTTGGAGAAACTTTGTTTGAGCAGAGCAAGCAAGCTTCAATCGATGTCCTTCCTGACGAGTGCCTTTTCGAGATCTTCAAACGACTTCCAGGCGGCAGGGAAAGGAGTTCTTGTGCTTGTGTATCAAAGCACTGGCTTATGCTTTTGATCAGTATTCGCAAGGGTGAGTACGAATCCTCGAAGGCAGTCAAGGAGAATACTGATTCAGTTTCTGACGAAGATGATGGGTATCTTACGAGGTGCTTGGAAGGGAAGAAAGCAACTGACATGAGGCTAGCTGCAGTTGCTGTTGGAACGACTGGTCATGGTGGGTTGGGAAAGCTTTCAATTAGGGGAAGCAGCTCTTCAAGTGGAGTAACCAACTTCGGGCTATCAGCCATTGCTCGTGGTTGCCCTTCTCTCAAGGCACTTTCTTTGTGGAATGTGCCTCGTGTTGGGGATGAAGGTCTCTCTGAGATAGCTAAAGAGTGCCATTTGTTGGAGAAGCTTGACCTTTGCCAGTGCCCTTCAGTTTCAAACAAGGGCTTGATTGCAATTGCAGAGAACTGCCCTAATTTGACCTCTTTGAGCATCGAGTCTTGCCCCAAGATTGGTAACGAAGGCCTTCAAGCTATCGGAAAGCTTTGCCCTAAGTTGCAGGCTGTCTCCGTCAAGGACTGCCTTCTTGTTGGGGATCATGGAGTTTCAAGCCTGTTGTCGTCAACATCTTCTCTCCTTTCAAAGGTTAAATTTCAGGGTTTGAATATCACAGACTTTTCTCTTGCTGTGATTGGTCACTATGGCAAGTCGGTGACAAATCTAATGCTTAGTGGCCTAGAAAACGTGAGCGAGAAGGGATTTTGGGTCATGGGGAATGCTCAAGGCTTACAAAAGTTGGTCTCTTTGACGATCACATCCTGCCGGGGGGTAACAGATGTGAGTCTTGAAGCCATGGGAAAGGGATGTGCAAACCTGAAGCAGATGTGCCTTCGCCGGTGTTGCTTTATTTCGGATGACGGATTGGTGGCTTTTGCCAAATCTGCAGGTTCTCTTGAGTCCTTACAGTTGGAGGAGTGCAACAGGATCACCCAATCCGGGACTATTGGTGTCCTCTCAAACTGTTCGTTAAAATCCCTTACCGTAGTAAAGTGCATGGGAATTAAGGATATATCCTCGGAAGTTCCTTTGTCGTGTTGCAATTCCCTTAAATCATTGTCAGTAAGGAACTGTCCAGGGTTTGGGACTGCTGGCCTCGCTGTGGTGGGCAGATTGTGCCCTCAGCTTCAGCATGTAGATCTGAGTGGGTTGTGTGGGATCACGGACGCAGGTCTTCTGCCTCTTCTGGAGAGTTGTGAGGCCGGACTCGTGAAGGTGAATTTGAGCGGATGCTTAAATTTAACCGACGAAGTAGTTTTGGCCTTAACCAGGCTGCACGGTGGAACCCTTGAGTTGCTCAATCTTGATGGTTGCAGGAGGATTACGGATGCAAGTTTGATGGCAATAGCAGAAAGTTGTGTTTTCCTCAGTGATCTGGATGTCTCAAGGTCAGCAGTTACCGATTCTGGTGTTGCTGCCTTGTCTCGTGCCGAGCAACTCAACTTACAAGTCCTTTCTTTTTCGGGTTGTTCCCGAGTATCAAACAAAAGCTTGCCTTCCTTGAAAAAACTAGGCAAGACACTGTTGGGGTTAAATCTCCAGCACTGCAATTCAATCAGCAGTCGAACCTTTGAGCTGCTCGTCGAGACCCTATGGAAATGTGACATCCTTTTCTAA